A genomic window from Gemmatimonadaceae bacterium includes:
- a CDS encoding carboxypeptidase regulatory-like domain-containing protein, with the protein MTDARSNGAVTMAQASVIAPYERHAWGDSTGGFLLDSLPAGSVTVRIRRLGYEPVVRTLTLQPNRSDTLRIALQPGSECPRR; encoded by the coding sequence GTGACCGACGCGCGATCGAACGGCGCGGTGACGATGGCGCAAGCATCCGTCATCGCACCGTATGAGCGGCATGCATGGGGCGACTCGACTGGCGGGTTCCTGCTCGATTCCCTGCCCGCCGGAAGCGTCACAGTGCGCATCCGCCGCCTCGGCTACGAGCCCGTCGTGCGCACGCTCACGTTGCAGCCCAATCGTTCTGACACGCTTCGCATCGCACTCCAGCCAGGCAGCGAGTGCCCGCGTCGCTAG